A region of Desulfovibrio sp. TomC DNA encodes the following proteins:
- a CDS encoding tetratricopeptide repeat protein — protein sequence METAPHTPKEISSPPGEAFRGVFSTQTQAYIGFGATKRRVKQNVHIFAEEQPDGSYLVRNLNKNFIPTGKGRPISREQLLTDYLPEPDLYMNKVVPMMRRVQQNVEAGDAHRSESELMSAEFEYKNALRVDEEHIRATFGLGLTYLDRGELENAKLVCRRIISLEAAFGPEHKHLFNEFGIKMRKHKMFEQALLYYFKAYRLSKTDDHLLYNIARTYFERGKLKLASKFLAMAQAINPAFPEAQTLSRAIERKVQEEFAFPVERSRLRVDD from the coding sequence ATGGAAACAGCACCGCATACGCCAAAAGAAATTTCCTCGCCGCCGGGTGAAGCGTTTCGCGGGGTGTTCTCCACCCAGACCCAGGCCTATATCGGCTTTGGGGCCACCAAACGCCGGGTCAAGCAAAACGTCCACATCTTTGCCGAAGAGCAACCCGACGGCTCCTATCTGGTGCGCAATCTCAACAAGAATTTCATTCCTACGGGGAAGGGGCGGCCCATCTCCCGGGAACAGTTGCTGACCGACTATCTCCCCGAGCCCGACCTGTACATGAACAAGGTCGTGCCCATGATGCGCCGGGTGCAACAAAACGTGGAAGCCGGCGACGCCCATCGCAGCGAGAGCGAACTCATGTCGGCCGAGTTCGAGTACAAAAACGCCCTGCGCGTGGACGAGGAGCATATCCGGGCCACGTTCGGTCTGGGGTTGACCTATCTGGATCGGGGGGAGCTTGAAAACGCCAAGCTCGTGTGCCGGCGCATCATTTCGCTGGAAGCGGCTTTTGGCCCGGAGCACAAGCACCTGTTTAACGAGTTCGGCATCAAGATGCGCAAGCACAAAATGTTCGAACAGGCCCTGCTTTACTATTTCAAAGCCTACCGCCTGAGCAAAACCGACGACCATCTCCTCTACAACATTGCCAGAACCTACTTCGAGCGCGGCAAGCTCAAGCTCGCGAGCAAGTTTCTGGCCATGGCCCAGGCCATCAATCCGGCCTTTCCCGAGGCCCAGACGCTTTCACGGGCCATTGAACGCAAGGTCCAGGAGGAGTTCGCCTTTCCGGTGGAGCGGTCACGTCTGCGAGTTGACGACTAA
- a CDS encoding HD domain-containing phosphohydrolase yields MAKQCILFVDDDQEILSAYARAFRKRYDVEVAAGPEIGLECVAALPEVAVVVSDLRMPGMDGVEFLGRVREMRPDAVRIILTGFADIGVAIAAVNKSKVFSFLTKPCPEEDLEEALVAALRQYQLIAAEKELLRGTVRGTIKLLTNLLEMVSPEAFGKSSRVKRLAVDIGNYLGVPEGWRVELAAMLSQIGCAAMPAETLRRAYQGDPLPGDKAYEFAMHPKIAAELVANIPRLREVSEIIAYQEKRYDGGGLPPDGLAGENIPVGARILKVALDFDTLQAHYGSKRRSENPEVDALGRMRDRTGWYDPEVLAALESLATLPDGYEPRLVSTDELAAGMLLDQDVADLGGKLALGRGLELNTVSIRRLVRLDADRGTRGRIRVLVPPPEQLAFAMMLDG; encoded by the coding sequence ATGGCCAAGCAGTGCATTTTATTCGTTGATGATGATCAGGAAATCCTGTCAGCCTATGCCCGGGCTTTTCGCAAGCGCTACGACGTGGAGGTGGCGGCCGGGCCGGAGATCGGGCTTGAGTGCGTGGCCGCTTTGCCTGAAGTGGCCGTGGTGGTGTCCGATTTGCGGATGCCGGGCATGGACGGCGTGGAATTTCTCGGCCGCGTCCGGGAGATGCGCCCCGATGCCGTGCGCATCATCCTGACCGGTTTTGCCGACATCGGCGTGGCCATTGCTGCGGTCAACAAAAGCAAGGTCTTCAGTTTTCTTACCAAGCCTTGCCCTGAAGAGGATCTGGAAGAGGCCCTGGTTGCGGCCCTGCGCCAGTATCAGCTGATCGCCGCCGAAAAAGAACTGTTGCGCGGGACGGTGCGCGGCACCATTAAGCTTTTGACCAACCTGCTTGAAATGGTCAGTCCCGAGGCATTCGGCAAATCCTCCCGGGTCAAGCGGCTGGCCGTGGATATCGGCAATTATCTCGGCGTTCCCGAGGGGTGGCGGGTGGAGCTGGCGGCCATGCTGTCCCAGATCGGCTGCGCCGCCATGCCGGCCGAGACCTTGCGTCGGGCCTATCAGGGGGACCCCCTGCCCGGGGACAAGGCCTACGAATTCGCCATGCATCCCAAGATTGCCGCCGAATTGGTGGCCAACATCCCCAGGCTGCGCGAGGTCTCCGAAATCATCGCCTACCAGGAAAAACGCTATGACGGCGGCGGGCTGCCTCCGGACGGCCTGGCTGGCGAAAATATCCCCGTCGGCGCGCGCATCCTCAAGGTCGCCCTGGACTTCGACACGCTGCAGGCCCACTATGGCAGCAAGCGCCGCTCGGAGAACCCAGAGGTCGATGCCCTGGGGCGGATGCGCGACCGCACCGGCTGGTATGATCCCGAAGTGCTGGCCGCCCTGGAATCCCTGGCCACTCTGCCCGACGGCTACGAACCGCGTCTGGTTTCCACCGACGAGCTGGCGGCCGGGATGCTCTTGGACCAGGATGTGGCCGATCTGGGCGGCAAGCTCGCCCTGGGCCGGGGCCTGGAACTCAATACCGTCTCCATTCGCCGTCTGGTCCGTCTGGACGCCGACCGGGGGACCAGGGGCCGCATACGGGTCCTGGTGCCGCCGCCGGAGCAGCTGGCCTTTGCCATGATGCTTGATGGCTAG